In Ktedonobacteraceae bacterium, one DNA window encodes the following:
- a CDS encoding SRPBCC family protein, protein MAGTGNMVEHHASVTVNAPVHQVYSLFTHFNDFPKFMSFVKEVTYYDDQRSHWVADVVGEHQWDAVNENWVEDQQIAWRSYNGMENAGKVTFQPTGTNQTRVDVYIDYSPPAGVLGNIGEKLGGGRTFQSHLQHDLDNFARMVDQAPPGALDPESSNYLFHGGSAAAKGTTTSRQDATMGREPDIGSSTPTTPGGTYNAGAPVNPGQTTGQTYSSGPMKTPPSTGETGAPMSSVPPANISGLGQTTPATGEVGAPIKDVPPANPIPTTGDTYNTGQPYNSDIAYTGSTTGATTDRPIMDQDIINEPVNTTPDIPGSGSYTGPQGGINRNPVMPPDTGSTGTGRVMPPETNNSDPNVPLPPERDIDKDY, encoded by the coding sequence ATGGCAGGTACAGGAAACATGGTTGAGCATCATGCCTCGGTAACGGTGAATGCACCGGTCCACCAGGTGTATAGCCTTTTCACACACTTTAACGATTTCCCCAAGTTCATGAGCTTTGTCAAGGAGGTCACCTACTACGATGATCAGCGTAGCCATTGGGTGGCCGATGTTGTTGGAGAACATCAGTGGGATGCCGTGAATGAAAACTGGGTCGAGGATCAGCAGATTGCATGGCGTTCCTACAATGGTATGGAAAATGCAGGGAAAGTGACATTCCAGCCCACGGGCACCAATCAGACACGTGTCGATGTCTATATCGATTACAGTCCGCCAGCTGGCGTGCTGGGTAACATTGGCGAAAAGTTAGGTGGCGGTCGCACTTTCCAGAGCCACTTGCAGCACGATCTCGATAACTTTGCTCGTATGGTAGACCAGGCACCTCCGGGCGCTCTGGACCCCGAGTCTTCCAATTATCTCTTCCACGGCGGTAGCGCCGCGGCTAAAGGCACAACTACCAGCCGCCAGGATGCCACGATGGGCAGGGAACCAGATATTGGAAGTAGCACGCCTACGACACCCGGTGGTACTTATAATGCAGGAGCGCCGGTCAATCCCGGCCAGACCACCGGTCAGACCTATAGTTCAGGGCCTATGAAAACCCCGCCTTCAACCGGCGAAACAGGAGCGCCCATGAGTTCTGTTCCTCCTGCCAATATAAGCGGGCTGGGCCAGACTACTCCAGCAACTGGCGAAGTAGGCGCGCCTATCAAAGATGTTCCGCCTGCTAATCCCATTCCAACAACGGGTGATACCTATAATACGGGCCAACCGTATAACAGCGATATTGCCTATACGGGATCAACAACCGGAGCGACTACTGACCGCCCTATCATGGACCAGGATATCATTAACGAGCCGGTGAATACGACTCCCGATATCCCCGGTAGTGGAAGCTATACGGGGCCTCAGGGTGGGATTAATCGCAATCCGGTAATGCCACCGGATACAGGCTCAACAGGTACAGGCCGTGTGATGCCACCCGAGACGAATAACTCGGATCCGAATGTGCCTCTACCACCCGAGAGAGACATAGATAAGGATTACTAG
- a CDS encoding ATP-binding cassette domain-containing protein, whose translation METMIEAENLQKTFRVARRRPGLLGGIRSVVDPEVRIVEAVSDLSLRVERGEMVSLVGPNGAGKSTTIKMLTGILVPTSGHIRVAGLVPMHQRRALAARIGVVFGQRTQLWWDLPLIDSLRLLRHLYRVPEEKFQANLVRLRSMLDLDEFIDTPVRQLSLGQRMRGDLAAALLHDPELLYLDEPTIGLDVVAKARIREFLLSINAEKGVTVLLTTHDMDDVEMLCPRMVIIDHGRKLYDGTVNAIRERFGGERTLIAVLDSAEIAVMPRDADGQPVIRDLPAGVRRLRVEGPRIWLSFGKDALPAHELVAWLGARYRLRDVTFQEPEIEDVIRRIYEEGLLLSQAETVSG comes from the coding sequence ATGGAGACAATGATTGAGGCGGAAAACCTGCAAAAGACCTTTCGCGTAGCGCGCAGGCGTCCAGGACTGCTTGGGGGAATACGCAGCGTCGTAGACCCGGAGGTGCGTATTGTGGAGGCCGTGAGCGATCTTTCGTTACGTGTTGAGCGCGGAGAAATGGTCAGCCTTGTTGGGCCAAACGGGGCGGGCAAATCTACGACGATTAAAATGCTGACGGGTATTCTTGTGCCTACGAGCGGCCATATACGGGTCGCGGGACTGGTGCCCATGCACCAGCGCCGCGCACTGGCGGCGCGCATCGGCGTTGTTTTTGGGCAGCGCACGCAGCTATGGTGGGATCTGCCACTCATCGATTCGCTGCGCCTGCTGAGGCACCTGTATCGCGTGCCTGAAGAGAAATTTCAGGCCAATCTTGTCCGCTTGCGCTCGATGCTTGATCTCGACGAGTTTATTGATACTCCCGTGCGCCAGTTATCACTTGGGCAGCGTATGCGTGGAGACCTGGCAGCTGCTCTGCTGCATGACCCGGAACTGCTCTACCTGGATGAACCCACGATTGGTCTGGATGTGGTGGCGAAGGCGCGCATCCGCGAATTTTTGCTGTCTATCAATGCCGAAAAAGGCGTGACGGTCCTGCTCACCACGCATGATATGGACGACGTGGAGATGCTTTGCCCGCGTATGGTCATCATCGACCATGGGCGCAAGCTCTACGATGGGACAGTAAATGCCATACGGGAGCGCTTTGGTGGTGAGCGCACTTTGATCGCGGTGCTGGATTCCGCTGAGATAGCAGTTATGCCACGCGATGCTGATGGACAACCTGTAATTCGCGATCTACCCGCTGGAGTACGCCGGTTGCGAGTCGAAGGCCCGCGTATCTGGCTCAGCTTTGGTAAAGATGCTCTACCCGCGCATGAACTGGTGGCCTGGCTGGGGGCGAGATACCGGTTGCGCGATGTGACCTTTCAGGAACCGGAGATCGAGGATGTGATCCGGCGCATCTATGAGGAAGGACTGCTTCTGTCGCAAGCTGAAACAGTAAGCGGATAG
- a CDS encoding ABC-2 family transporter protein produces the protein MFNALLGDARLYLRLVAMQIRAQLRYKANLLIDIITYFLITGLEFAAVMLLFGPFPSILGWHIGEVAFLYATTSISFGLAELFGAGIDAFDITIRRGEFDRVLLRPISAFVQVIGSDFRLRRFGRLTEGLMAFGIALKLLPGMTWTPLKLVLLPVGIVSGAVVFTAILLLGATMCFWTVETTELTNILTYGGREMLSYPFSIYNQNLQRFFLFVVPLAFCSYIPVCYLLGRDMPFGLPGGIAFAAPLVALFFALASGAIWRIGVNHYQSTGS, from the coding sequence ATGTTCAATGCTCTGCTCGGTGATGCGCGCCTCTACCTGCGGCTGGTCGCGATGCAGATTCGCGCGCAGCTGCGCTATAAAGCCAACCTTCTTATAGACATTATAACGTATTTTTTGATCACCGGACTTGAATTTGCGGCCGTGATGCTGCTCTTTGGCCCTTTTCCCTCGATACTGGGTTGGCACATCGGTGAGGTGGCCTTTCTTTATGCAACCACATCGATCAGCTTTGGGCTGGCCGAATTATTCGGCGCTGGCATCGATGCTTTTGATATAACCATCCGGCGTGGCGAGTTCGACCGCGTGCTATTGCGGCCTATCAGTGCTTTCGTACAGGTGATAGGCAGCGATTTTCGCCTGCGCCGCTTCGGTCGATTGACGGAGGGACTGATGGCTTTTGGCATCGCGCTCAAACTCTTGCCCGGAATGACCTGGACTCCGTTGAAGCTCGTCCTGCTGCCGGTCGGCATTGTGAGTGGCGCGGTCGTCTTCACGGCTATCCTGTTGCTGGGGGCAACTATGTGCTTCTGGACGGTTGAAACAACAGAGTTGACCAATATTCTGACATACGGCGGGCGTGAGATGCTGAGCTACCCATTCTCGATCTACAATCAGAATTTGCAGCGTTTCTTCCTGTTCGTCGTTCCGCTGGCCTTTTGTTCCTATATTCCCGTCTGCTACCTGCTGGGACGCGATATGCCGTTTGGGCTGCCGGGCGGCATCGCTTTCGCGGCTCCGCTGGTGGCGCTGTTTTTTGCGCTGGCGTCAGGGGCTATCTGGCGCATTGGTGTGAACCATTATCAAAGTACTGGTAGCTAA
- a CDS encoding ABC-2 family transporter protein produces MLRFYFEVARTAFRRQLIYRWANIAGLLTNVFWGIIISYVMIALFHARHQVGGFDVRDTLSYVWVVQAMIMIVLPFGWYDLMLTIRSGEVVTDLSKPCDFWWYWFSREIGRDCYYLLYRGIPTYTAGALLFGFGLSGDWRNWLVYMVCLPLGAILGIACRFLYNIVAFWIVEARATAVMVGTIALFFTGSYIPLPFLPPWLHTIAIWSPFNGLLNVPAEAFLGKLTGGSLLLEILRQVGWIIVLVIVARAVTAIAARRVEVQGG; encoded by the coding sequence ATGCTGCGTTTCTATTTCGAGGTCGCCCGCACCGCTTTCCGGCGGCAGCTCATTTATCGTTGGGCCAATATCGCGGGCCTGCTGACGAACGTCTTCTGGGGCATTATCATCAGCTACGTCATGATCGCGCTGTTCCACGCCCGGCACCAGGTGGGCGGCTTTGATGTACGCGATACGCTGAGCTACGTGTGGGTGGTGCAGGCCATGATTATGATCGTTCTACCTTTCGGCTGGTATGACTTGATGCTTACCATCCGTTCGGGCGAGGTCGTCACCGATCTGAGCAAGCCGTGCGATTTCTGGTGGTACTGGTTCAGCCGGGAAATCGGACGCGATTGCTATTATCTTCTCTATCGAGGTATCCCTACCTACACTGCCGGCGCGCTGCTCTTCGGCTTTGGCCTGAGCGGAGATTGGAGAAACTGGCTGGTCTATATGGTTTGCCTGCCGCTCGGGGCCATACTGGGGATCGCCTGCCGTTTTCTCTATAACATCGTCGCCTTCTGGATCGTCGAAGCGCGGGCGACGGCGGTTATGGTTGGCACCATCGCTCTCTTTTTTACCGGCAGTTACATCCCGCTGCCGTTCTTACCGCCCTGGCTGCATACTATTGCCATCTGGTCTCCTTTCAATGGTCTCTTGAATGTGCCTGCGGAAGCCTTTCTGGGGAAGCTGACCGGCGGTTCGCTGCTGCTTGAGATTCTGCGCCAGGTTGGTTGGATCATCGTGCTGGTCATTGTGGCACGCGCAGTCACCGCCATAGCTGCGCGGCGTGTCGAGGTGCAGGGTGGATGA
- a CDS encoding response regulator — translation MWSSLMKAGEKEMWYSCTGNPMMSIEDWSSIPPAETEHPYILIVDDHQPMVSLLISLLETEGYNCLGITEGQSVLPFLEEMGKRGEWHLPALLLLDLMMPGVSGYDIAHWLSQHEPYDRIPIVAITADVRVYRTTDVPGVQDILLKPFQIDALLTLVERFLAPLAGGS, via the coding sequence TTGTGGTCATCCCTGATGAAAGCGGGCGAAAAAGAAATGTGGTATAGTTGCACCGGCAATCCTATGATGTCTATAGAAGACTGGTCTTCCATCCCTCCAGCTGAGACGGAGCATCCCTATATCCTGATTGTTGACGATCACCAGCCCATGGTATCCCTGCTCATCTCACTACTAGAGACCGAGGGATATAACTGCCTGGGCATTACTGAGGGCCAGTCGGTCCTCCCATTCTTAGAGGAGATGGGCAAACGCGGAGAGTGGCACCTACCGGCACTCCTGCTGCTCGATTTGATGATGCCGGGCGTTTCCGGCTACGACATTGCGCACTGGCTTTCTCAGCACGAGCCTTATGATCGCATCCCTATTGTAGCGATTACCGCCGATGTTCGCGTTTACCGTACAACCGATGTTCCTGGGGTTCAGGACATTCTCTTAAAACCGTTCCAGATCGACGCTCTGCTTACACTGGTGGAGCGCTTCCTCGCGCCACTGGCGGGCGGCAGCTAG
- a CDS encoding HAMP domain-containing sensor histidine kinase, whose translation MSNHRPQKGSPEQYSQRLVTRLFWVRSAWCGCVVGLILVVVMIPFDKVWDFLASTSFFDAVPYALISALVGLLWGLRPALFTMAMGLIAIAIFVAPGLVSPNMGRDLAIFAPFVALQLVAIMTVMRFESARRRIHAAQQMTQTYARELEEANQRLLQANEQLERANALKDFVILRSAHELRTPAATILGRAQLALRRLNRSGETPENWAALRQYFELIEAQAQTLRVLIEELFDLSSVRAGQYSLRLAWCDPGRLCREVIQDQQAVSARSIELELPAEPLLLQADEKRLAQVVVNLVNNAVKYSPEQSAIHVRVRPVHPYVILEVHNEGKALTQEQREHIFEPFYRTPDAENTEIKGWGLGLAISQEIVERHGGQIWVESTEGKGVTFFVKLPMSQQEK comes from the coding sequence ATGAGTAATCATCGCCCTCAAAAAGGTTCTCCCGAGCAATATTCCCAACGCCTGGTTACACGCCTCTTCTGGGTGCGATCTGCCTGGTGCGGATGCGTTGTCGGCCTGATCCTCGTTGTCGTGATGATACCTTTCGATAAGGTCTGGGATTTCCTTGCGTCAACATCTTTTTTCGACGCCGTTCCTTATGCTCTTATATCCGCGCTGGTTGGCCTTCTATGGGGTCTGCGTCCTGCCTTGTTCACCATGGCCATGGGCTTGATTGCTATCGCCATCTTTGTTGCGCCCGGCCTGGTGTCGCCGAATATGGGGCGCGATCTCGCCATCTTTGCGCCTTTCGTCGCCCTACAACTCGTCGCGATTATGACGGTGATGCGCTTTGAGTCGGCTCGACGACGTATTCATGCCGCTCAGCAAATGACACAAACATATGCGCGAGAACTAGAAGAAGCCAATCAGAGATTGCTCCAGGCCAACGAACAACTTGAGCGCGCCAATGCCTTGAAGGACTTTGTGATTCTGCGATCAGCACACGAACTCAGGACGCCGGCGGCCACGATCCTTGGTCGCGCGCAGCTGGCCTTACGACGCCTGAACAGGTCAGGAGAAACACCTGAGAACTGGGCCGCTTTGCGCCAGTATTTCGAACTCATTGAAGCACAGGCACAAACTCTGCGCGTCTTAATCGAAGAACTGTTTGATTTGAGCAGCGTCCGGGCGGGGCAGTACTCACTACGGCTGGCCTGGTGTGATCCTGGGCGCCTCTGCCGCGAGGTCATCCAGGATCAGCAAGCTGTTTCAGCCCGTTCGATTGAGCTAGAGCTACCTGCTGAACCTCTCCTACTTCAAGCTGATGAAAAACGACTCGCTCAGGTCGTGGTGAACCTGGTCAACAATGCCGTGAAATATTCACCAGAACAGAGCGCTATTCATGTGCGTGTACGTCCAGTGCATCCCTATGTGATCTTAGAGGTTCACAACGAGGGCAAAGCACTCACCCAGGAACAACGAGAGCATATTTTTGAACCGTTCTATCGCACGCCCGATGCTGAAAACACTGAAATCAAAGGGTGGGGCCTTGGTCTGGCCATCAGCCAGGAGATTGTCGAGCGACATGGAGGGCAGATCTGGGTGGAATCAACAGAAGGCAAAGGTGTTACCTTCTTTGTCAAACTCCCAATGAGTCAGCAAGAAAAGTGA
- a CDS encoding class I SAM-dependent methyltransferase translates to MLDTVNLNPPSILKDIEEATQSIGFTMGSDHQTGSLLRTLATAKPSGNFLELGTGTGLSAAWLLDGMDAHSRLITVDRNETHTAIARRFLGHDSRLTFVTMDGVGFIDSMREQEKTFDFIFADMQPGKYQHLDETLQLLAPGGLYVVDDLLMSSSWEEAHLTRVYHLISTLEKRADLRVTKLNWSVGLMIAAKVG, encoded by the coding sequence ATGCTCGACACCGTTAACCTGAATCCGCCATCCATACTGAAAGATATTGAGGAGGCCACTCAGAGTATCGGCTTTACAATGGGCTCTGATCATCAGACCGGCTCGCTCCTCAGAACGCTTGCCACGGCGAAACCATCCGGCAACTTTTTAGAACTGGGTACCGGGACGGGCCTTTCCGCGGCCTGGCTGCTCGATGGCATGGATGCTCACTCTAGATTAATCACCGTCGATAGAAATGAGACTCATACAGCAATTGCCCGGCGTTTCTTAGGGCATGACTCGCGCCTGACATTTGTCACAATGGATGGGGTCGGGTTTATCGACTCCATGCGCGAGCAAGAGAAAACCTTCGATTTCATCTTCGCAGATATGCAGCCTGGAAAATACCAGCACCTGGATGAAACCCTGCAACTGCTTGCCCCAGGAGGTCTGTACGTCGTTGATGATCTGCTGATGTCCTCTTCCTGGGAGGAAGCACATCTGACCAGAGTGTACCACTTAATTTCGACGCTTGAGAAAAGAGCGGACTTGCGGGTAACAAAACTCAACTGGTCGGTGGGCCTGATGATTGCGGCGAAAGTTGGATGA
- a CDS encoding acyl-CoA dehydrogenase family protein: MLDLSSIMPDTGGINFYTADHDLPFLLSRYLSTEDNDRARSILTAMGAVASQKMDELAEVANRQGPVLEQYDKKGRRIDEVVFHPAYHELERIAYCDFAIAACTHRKGLFGWPGYVPQPVKFALAYLGMQAESGVFCPVSMTDALARVLERYGSEPLKQRFVPGLTATTMSELKQGAMFLTERQGGSDVGQTATVARPHRSSENGTGEGIGPEWELWGDKWFCSNVSADLILTLARPEGAPPGTRGLGLFLVPRLLDDGARNAYSINRLKDKLGTRSLATGEVTLHGALAYQVGALERGFVQMTEMINLTRIWAAIGSLAAMRRSLLEALVHTRGRIAFGRPLAAHPLMKRQLVDLLVEVEGCAALAFETTAVLERVDRHGAGEDRRLLRILTPLCKYYIPKRGEYVTLEALEMRGGNGYVEDWVNPRLLRDAIVNVVWEGSSNVIVLDVLRAIDREGAASALFGMLHQRLQSLKHSVVLPVAQQVQELVNHLAQRLEELSHLDSESAQVPMRGLVERMAQLTIITLLLEQAEDELVRGAEGTGKRKWLIALLYLHRHVLVHPDGWAADNDPTALKYFDALVDWQPIAVQ; the protein is encoded by the coding sequence ATGTTAGACCTGTCTTCTATAATGCCGGATACCGGAGGAATCAATTTTTATACTGCCGACCATGACCTGCCATTTCTTTTAAGCCGCTATCTTTCGACAGAAGACAACGACAGGGCGCGGAGCATCCTGACCGCAATGGGAGCAGTTGCGTCGCAGAAAATGGACGAACTGGCAGAGGTGGCTAATCGCCAGGGTCCGGTGCTGGAGCAGTATGATAAAAAGGGCCGGCGTATTGATGAGGTCGTCTTTCATCCCGCCTACCACGAACTGGAACGTATCGCCTATTGTGATTTTGCTATTGCTGCCTGCACCCATCGCAAGGGTCTGTTTGGATGGCCAGGATACGTACCACAACCGGTCAAGTTTGCGCTCGCCTATCTAGGAATGCAGGCAGAGTCAGGTGTCTTCTGCCCCGTATCCATGACCGACGCGCTGGCCCGCGTACTGGAACGCTATGGCAGCGAACCTCTCAAGCAGCGCTTTGTACCCGGCCTGACCGCAACTACGATGTCCGAATTGAAGCAGGGAGCAATGTTTCTTACTGAGAGGCAGGGTGGCTCCGATGTTGGTCAGACCGCTACTGTAGCCAGGCCGCACCGCAGTAGCGAAAATGGAACAGGCGAGGGAATCGGGCCGGAATGGGAACTCTGGGGTGATAAATGGTTCTGTTCCAATGTTTCTGCTGACCTCATCCTCACGCTGGCCCGCCCTGAAGGGGCGCCGCCAGGAACACGCGGCCTCGGACTCTTTCTCGTCCCCCGTTTATTGGACGATGGCGCGCGCAATGCCTACAGTATCAATCGCCTGAAGGACAAGCTGGGCACGCGCTCGCTGGCGACGGGTGAGGTCACGCTGCATGGAGCGCTGGCCTACCAGGTAGGCGCCTTAGAGCGCGGCTTCGTGCAGATGACCGAAATGATCAATCTAACGCGCATCTGGGCCGCAATCGGCTCGTTAGCGGCTATGCGCCGCAGCCTGCTTGAGGCGCTCGTCCATACACGAGGGCGTATCGCTTTTGGACGCCCCCTGGCCGCGCATCCACTCATGAAGCGTCAGTTGGTAGACCTGCTGGTGGAAGTCGAGGGCTGCGCGGCCCTGGCATTCGAAACAACGGCTGTACTTGAGCGCGTTGATCGTCATGGCGCCGGGGAAGACCGCCGCCTGCTGCGCATCTTGACGCCGCTCTGTAAATACTACATTCCCAAACGCGGCGAATATGTGACGCTTGAGGCCCTGGAGATGCGCGGCGGCAATGGCTACGTTGAAGATTGGGTCAATCCGCGCCTGTTGCGCGATGCCATCGTCAACGTCGTGTGGGAGGGTTCGAGTAATGTCATCGTGCTGGATGTCTTACGGGCCATCGATAGGGAGGGAGCGGCCTCGGCACTCTTTGGCATGCTGCACCAGCGCCTGCAATCACTCAAACATTCGGTGGTTCTGCCTGTGGCACAGCAGGTTCAGGAACTGGTCAATCACCTGGCACAGCGCCTGGAGGAACTGTCACACCTGGATTCGGAAAGCGCCCAGGTGCCTATGCGCGGGCTGGTCGAGCGCATGGCACAATTGACGATTATCACCCTGCTGCTCGAACAGGCCGAGGATGAACTGGTACGTGGCGCTGAGGGGACGGGAAAGCGTAAGTGGCTCATTGCTCTGCTCTACCTGCACCGGCATGTCCTGGTGCATCCCGATGGTTGGGCCGCGGACAACGACCCCACCGCCCTGAAATACTTTGACGCGCTGGTTGATTGGCAGCCTATTGCTGTTCAATAA
- a CDS encoding diacylglycerol kinase family protein produces MHVVLIINPASGVSMITSREMTPQETEEAIIAGLGAYGIEPEVFHTTPEDTGQGLSTRAASAGADLVIAAGGDGTIDAVARGLIGTQATLGIIPAGTMNNLARSLNIPQTIEAACAVIVNGETHAIDIGKINDRFFLEVAGVGLEAMLFPLAEEIKQPGLLSTLHGAIGGLITLLTYHPAKISLSFDEHRRRSYQALQVTICNAPFYGAHLQVAPHALMDDGLLDVVVYKNFSKREYIRHALSISQGKRAYTPRITYRRVKSLRITSEYPMEIQADGELHGHTPAVVTVLPAALRIRVPGVKAPGLHRVEQPGEKAIVKRTRKK; encoded by the coding sequence ATGCACGTTGTATTGATCATCAATCCAGCATCAGGTGTTTCAATGATCACATCTCGGGAAATGACGCCGCAAGAGACCGAAGAGGCCATTATCGCAGGATTAGGCGCTTATGGCATTGAGCCGGAAGTGTTTCACACGACGCCGGAAGATACGGGCCAGGGTCTGTCTACGCGAGCCGCAAGCGCGGGAGCCGATCTCGTCATCGCTGCTGGCGGCGATGGCACAATCGACGCGGTTGCCAGGGGATTGATTGGAACGCAGGCGACACTCGGCATTATTCCGGCGGGGACAATGAATAACCTGGCGCGCAGCTTGAATATCCCTCAGACCATCGAGGCGGCTTGTGCTGTGATTGTTAATGGTGAGACACACGCGATAGATATTGGCAAGATCAACGACCGGTTCTTTCTCGAAGTGGCCGGTGTGGGTCTGGAAGCAATGCTTTTTCCTCTAGCTGAGGAGATCAAGCAGCCAGGATTGCTTTCAACACTGCACGGTGCTATCGGCGGCTTGATTACCCTGCTCACGTACCATCCGGCTAAGATCAGCCTCTCTTTCGACGAGCATCGCCGCCGGTCTTATCAAGCGTTACAGGTGACAATTTGCAATGCGCCATTTTATGGTGCTCACCTGCAGGTAGCGCCACATGCCTTGATGGATGATGGATTGCTTGACGTAGTCGTATATAAAAATTTCAGCAAGCGCGAATATATTCGACACGCGCTCTCCATCAGCCAGGGAAAACGAGCCTATACACCCAGAATCACGTACCGGCGCGTGAAGTCCCTGCGTATAACTAGTGAATACCCGATGGAGATTCAGGCCGATGGAGAGCTTCACGGCCATACACCGGCGGTCGTGACTGTTTTGCCAGCAGCTTTGCGCATCAGAGTGCCAGGAGTGAAGGCGCCTGGGCTGCATAGAGTCGAACAACCAGGTGAGAAAGCCATTGTAAAGCGAACCAGGAAAAAATAG
- a CDS encoding phosphatase PAP2 family protein — protein sequence MPGNTENSKQPSVQGQPPSLPLPPVTSIVGQNVVPVVSEAQRLAAQSSVSGRRAVSRGTIFLAFYLWILSGAILFSFIARYTQLFPGDTFIAHRLQRQRNRWFYNFMLGISEIGFPKMFTPITIGVAAIFWALRFRLESIFVLLTSTSGILNAIVKRLIKRPRPTNELVTVVRVINEPSFPSGHVMHYTNFFGLMIYLLATNWRSGKLRNALIAICTALIALIGPSRVYLGAHWPSDVMAGYIYGGLWFAGLMTIYLRIKAWIHPSQGKTPEVMKPLQQPGDEE from the coding sequence ATGCCAGGAAACACAGAGAATTCGAAGCAACCTTCGGTACAGGGACAACCTCCCTCGCTGCCGCTGCCACCGGTTACCAGTATCGTCGGGCAAAATGTGGTACCAGTAGTATCTGAGGCACAACGCCTTGCCGCGCAGAGTTCTGTATCCGGTCGTCGTGCCGTTTCGCGCGGCACCATCTTCCTGGCATTTTACCTGTGGATACTTTCGGGCGCGATCCTCTTCTCCTTCATCGCGCGCTATACGCAACTTTTCCCCGGTGATACTTTTATTGCACACAGGTTGCAGAGGCAGCGAAACCGCTGGTTCTACAACTTCATGCTGGGAATTTCTGAGATCGGCTTCCCTAAAATGTTCACGCCCATCACCATCGGTGTTGCTGCTATTTTCTGGGCGTTGCGCTTCCGCCTGGAGTCTATTTTCGTCCTGCTGACCAGCACATCCGGTATTCTGAACGCGATAGTGAAGCGCCTTATCAAGCGCCCGCGCCCAACGAATGAACTGGTGACGGTCGTGCGCGTGATCAATGAGCCAAGCTTTCCAAGCGGCCATGTCATGCACTACACGAACTTCTTCGGGTTAATGATCTATCTGCTGGCAACCAACTGGCGTTCGGGGAAACTACGCAACGCTCTCATTGCGATCTGCACCGCATTAATAGCGCTGATTGGGCCATCACGAGTATATCTGGGCGCGCACTGGCCGAGTGACGTGATGGCCGGCTACATCTATGGCGGCCTGTGGTTCGCCGGGTTGATGACTATCTACCTGCGCATCAAGGCCTGGATTCATCCATCTCAGGGTAAGACGCCAGAGGTGATGAAGCCCTTGCAGCAACCCGGCGACGAAGAGTAA